A single window of Phoenix dactylifera cultivar Barhee BC4 unplaced genomic scaffold, palm_55x_up_171113_PBpolish2nd_filt_p 001872F, whole genome shotgun sequence DNA harbors:
- the LOC103700706 gene encoding uncharacterized protein At4g14342 isoform X2: MQASDRFNINSQLEHLQAKYVGTGHADLNRFEWAVNIQRDSYASYIGHYPLLAYFAIAENESIGRERYNFMQKMLLPCGLPPEREED, from the exons ATGCAG GCCAGCGACAGGTTTAACATTAATTCTCAGCTTGAGCATCTTCAGGCTAAGTATGTTGGTACAGGGCATGCTGACTTGAATAGATT TGAATGGGCAGTAAACATCCAACGTGATAGTTATGCATCATATATTGGCCACTACCCCCTCTTGGCATATTTCGCCATTGCTGAAAATGAATCCATTGGAAGAGAACGCTACAATTTTATGCAG AAAATGCTGTTGCCTTGTGGACTTCCTCCCGAGAGAGAAGAGGATTGA